GGCATCCTCGCCGCCCTGCGCCACCGCGACGCCACCGGCACCGGCCAGCACGTCGAGGTCAACCTGCTGTCGTCGGCGCTCACCGGACTGGTCAACCACAGCTCCGCCTACGCCGCCGGCGGCGTCGTCCCGTACCGGATGGGCAACGCGCACCCCAGCGTCTTCCCCTACGAGCCGCTCCCCACGGCCGACAACGACCTCATCGTCACCGCCGCCAACGACGGCCAGTTCCGCAAGCTCTGTGAGGTGCTCGGCATCCCGGAGACCGCCGAGGACCCCCGCTTCGCCCGCAACGCCGACCGCACCGAACGCCGCGACGAACTCCGGCCGCTCCTCGTCGAGCGACTGCGCACCCGCGGTGCCCTGGAGTGGTTCGAACTGCTGGTGGCGGCCGGGGTGCCGTGCGGGCCGATCAACACCATCGACGGCGGCTTCGCGATGGCCGAGCGCTTCGGCCTGGAGCCGGTCGTGGAGGTCGGCGAGGGGGAGCGCGCCGTGCCGACCACCCGGCATCCCATCCGCTTCTCCGAGACCCCGGCCGCCTACCGGCTGCCCCCGCCCGAACCCGACGAGCACGGCGCCGAGATCCGCGCCTGGCTCAAGGCCCCCCGGGCCGAGGGGACTTCACCGACTTCCCAGGAGGACGGCGATGGCTGACGAACGCCCCGCACCCCCCGCACCCCCCGCGTCTCCGGTGCACCCCGCACCCCCCGTCTACCCCACGGCCCTCGGCGCCTCCTCCCGCGAGTCGATCACTCTGCTCGGCCACGACCTGGCCCGCGAGATCATGGGCGAGGTCGGATTCGGCGAACTGGCCTTCTGGCTGGCCACCCAGCGGCGGCCGACCCCCGGCGAGACCCGCGTCTTCGAGGCCGTGCTCGCCGCCCTCGCCGACCACGGCTTCACCCCCACCGCGATGGTGACCCGGCTGACCTACCTCTCCGCGCCCGACTCGGTGCAGGGCGCCCTCGCGGCCGGGCTCCTCGGCGGCGGCTCCCGCTTCCTCGGCGTCACCGAGGACTGCGGCCGCTTCCTGCACGACGTGCTGACCGGCCTCGACGGCGGGCTGCCGACGGACGACGCCGGCTGGGACGCGGTGGCGCTGGAGACCGTACGGGCCCGGCGGGCGAGCGGCCGGTTCGTCCCGGGGCTCGGCCACCACGTGCACAAGGACGGCGACCCGCGCACCCCCCGGCTGCTCGCCCTCGCGGCGGAGGAGGGCCTCCTCGGACCGCACCTCGCCCTCTTCACCGCGATCGGCCGGGTCCATCCGCAGGTGCTCGGCCGTACCCTGCCGTTGAACGGCGCCGGGGTCTGCGGAGCCGCCCTCGCAGACCTCGGGCTGCCGCTGGAGCTGCTGCGCGGCTTCGCCCTGCTGGCCCGCGCCGCCGGACTGATCGGACAGCTCGCCGAGGAACTGCGGCACCCGGTGGCCAACGACATGTTCCTCTCCGTCGACCTCAACAACCGCTCCGTACCGCCCGACCCCTACACCCCCGAGCCGCCCGCCGGCCCCACCCACGGAGGTCCGCATGGCTGAACTGGTCGCGGTCATCGCGTCCACCCACCACCCCTTCTACTACCGCGCCAGCACCTCCACCGGCGACGACCGCCCGCCCTTCGCGGACGAGTGGGTACGCAAGGTGGAGGCGTTCCGCGAGACCCTGACACAAGCACGCCCGGACGTGCTGGTGATGGTGGGCTCGGACCACTTCCATCAGCTCTGGCTGGACAACATGCCCCAGTTCCTGGTCGGCAAGGCGCCCGTCTACGACGCCAACTTCTACAACGAGGAACGCGAGTTCGGCCTGCCGAGGATGGTCCTCCAGGGCCAGGAGGACCTCTCCGCGCACATCCTGCGCGGCGGCCTCGACTCCGGCTTCGACCTGGCCTTCTCCAACGAGCTGCGGATCGACCACTCCATCACCTGCCCGATCATCACGCTGCGCCCGCAGAACGACCTGCCCATCGTCCCCATCTACACCAACATCTTCGCGCCGCCGCTGCCGCGCCCCGAACGGTTCGTGCAGCTCGGGCGCGCCATCCGGGCGCTGGTCGAGTCCTGGCCCGCCGACATGCGGGTCGCGGTGATCGGCACCGGGCACCTCTCCCTGGAGCTCGGCGGTCCCCGGCAGTTCGGGCCCACCGGACCCGACCCGGAGTTCGACCGCAAGGCGGTCCGGTGGATCGGGTCGGGCGACATCGAGGGCTGCCTGTCCGAGGTCACCCTCGACAGCCTCCATCTGCCCGGCAACGCCACCCACGGCTTCATGGACTTCATGCTGATGATGGGCGTGGCGGGGGAGGGGCTGAAGGCGGACTACGTCGACACCTATGACCTCTTCCACACGATGGAGGCGTACTTCACCTGGTACCCGAAGGGCGGCCGGCCGTGAGCAAGTACCTGCTGAACAAGTTCCTGTTCACCATCGACCGCGACCCGGAACTGGTCGAGCGCTACCGCGAGGACCCGCGCGCCACGGTGACCGAGTGGGAAGAGGAGTACGCCAACCGCATCCTCAACTGCGTCACCGGCGAGTCCTCCACCTGGCTGCG
The DNA window shown above is from Streptomyces sp. NBC_00670 and carries:
- a CDS encoding citryl-CoA lyase, whose protein sequence is MADERPAPPAPPASPVHPAPPVYPTALGASSRESITLLGHDLAREIMGEVGFGELAFWLATQRRPTPGETRVFEAVLAALADHGFTPTAMVTRLTYLSAPDSVQGALAAGLLGGGSRFLGVTEDCGRFLHDVLTGLDGGLPTDDAGWDAVALETVRARRASGRFVPGLGHHVHKDGDPRTPRLLALAAEEGLLGPHLALFTAIGRVHPQVLGRTLPLNGAGVCGAALADLGLPLELLRGFALLARAAGLIGQLAEELRHPVANDMFLSVDLNNRSVPPDPYTPEPPAGPTHGGPHG
- a CDS encoding CaiB/BaiF CoA transferase family protein, which translates into the protein MADDTGPGRTAQGGGPLSGLLVADFSRILAGPYATMLLADMGADVIKVEGPRGDDTRTWMPPVRDGVSTYYLGVNRGKRALTLDLRDPDDAEAARELARRADVLIENFKPGGLTRYALDFDSVRDANPGIVYASISGFGTGAGKHVPGYDLMVQAISGLMSLTGDPDGPPYRAGISVFDVMAGNHAVIGILAALRHRDATGTGQHVEVNLLSSALTGLVNHSSAYAAGGVVPYRMGNAHPSVFPYEPLPTADNDLIVTAANDGQFRKLCEVLGIPETAEDPRFARNADRTERRDELRPLLVERLRTRGALEWFELLVAAGVPCGPINTIDGGFAMAERFGLEPVVEVGEGERAVPTTRHPIRFSETPAAYRLPPPEPDEHGAEIRAWLKAPRAEGTSPTSQEDGDG
- a CDS encoding extradiol ring-cleavage dioxygenase, which gives rise to MAELVAVIASTHHPFYYRASTSTGDDRPPFADEWVRKVEAFRETLTQARPDVLVMVGSDHFHQLWLDNMPQFLVGKAPVYDANFYNEEREFGLPRMVLQGQEDLSAHILRGGLDSGFDLAFSNELRIDHSITCPIITLRPQNDLPIVPIYTNIFAPPLPRPERFVQLGRAIRALVESWPADMRVAVIGTGHLSLELGGPRQFGPTGPDPEFDRKAVRWIGSGDIEGCLSEVTLDSLHLPGNATHGFMDFMLMMGVAGEGLKADYVDTYDLFHTMEAYFTWYPKGGRP